CACCGCGGGACCGGCATTCCAGCGGAGGGAAAAGGCGGTCCCGGAGGCGGACACACAGACGACGAGAAGGAGAAGAGGCCACAGCCAGCGGCGGGCCTCCACGGCGGCGCCTGTCGCATCGAGCGGATCCAGGAGCACGCGGGCGGGTTGGGCGATTGAGCTCATAAGGTGCGTTGTCGGGGCAACGGGATGTACGCCCAGACAGGGTCGCTATTGCAAGCCGGACGACAATTGCCGCCTAACAGGGGGGCAAGCAGGCGGATTCCGGAGAATCCGCCCCACCGGGGGTGGGTGCTGTAGTGACCTGTAGCGGAAATTTTGCCGCGAAGATCCGGAGGGTGTATGTGCTCGCCTGCTCGCCCGCCGGAGTCCGAATGGTCGACAGCACGGATCTCGCTCAGGTTCTCCACGAAGCCAATGACATCGCTCAGAGCGTGGCACAGAAGCCTACCTCGGCCCACGTGTTGCTGGCCCTCTTCACGGTGGAGAACCGGGCGCAGCTCCTGCTCAAGGAGAAGGGCGTCGACGAGGACAGCCTGCTGGAGACGATGACGTCCCAGCCCACCGAGCAGGACGGGCTGGTGCGCGAGCTGTTCATGCGCGCCCGGGAGATCGCCCAGAACAGCGGGGCGCGCGAGGCGGACTGCCTCCACCTGCTCGTGGCCTTCACCCGGGTGCGCTGCGCCGCCAGCGAGCTGCTGACGCGGGCCGGCCTGCACCTCATCAACCTGGGCAACACCGCCCTCTCCTATTGTCTCAGCGGGAGCACGCCGCGGCGGTTCCAGCCGGGCCGGAGCACCACGATGACGGCGGCCATGCCCCGGCCGACCCGTCCCCTGGGGGCCCCGCCCTCGGCGCCGCCCGCCTCCGCGCTCGCGGTGAGCATGCCGCGCCCCGCGCTCGCACCGCCCCGGGCTCCGTCCCGGCCCGCGCTGTCCCCGCGCGACCTCATCGACGAGGTGAACGAGGACGTGCCGGAGGCCGCCGCTCCCACGCCGGTGCCCCCGGTGCCGACGCGCACGCCTCCTCCGGTTCCCGTCTCCCTGGCTCCGGCGGCCACGCCCGTGGCGCCTCCGGCTCCCGCGCCCGCCCTGCCCTCCCCTGGGCCCGCCGCGCCGCGCCCGGCCGCTCCGGCCCGCGCCGCCGCGCCGCTGGTGCTCGACGAGAAGCGCTTCCCCCTGCTCACCTCGCTGGGCCGCAACCTGAGCCGGCTCGGCCAGGAGGGGAAGTTGGATCCCGTGGTGGGCCGCGCCAAGGAGATCGAGGAGGTCATCGACATCCTCGGCAAGCGGCGCACCAACAACCCGTGCCTGCTGGGCGAGGCGGGCGTGGGCAAGACGGCCGTGGTGGAGGGCGTGGCCCAGCGCATGCTGGAGCTGCGCGGCTCCCTGTCCGAGAAGATCCTCATCGAGCTGGACATGGCCTCGGTGGTGGCCGGCACGCAGCTGCGCGGCTCCTTCTCCGAGAAGCTCAACGCCCTCAAGGACGAGGTGCGCCGCGCCGATGGCCGCGTGGTGGTGTTCATCGATGAGATCCACACGCTGGTGGGTGCGGGCTCCACCGGCGAGGGGCCGCAGGACGCCGCCAACGAGCTGAAGACGGCCATGGCGCGCGGCGAGTTCCCCTGCATCGGCGCCACCACGCACGAGGAGTACCGCAAGTTCATCTCGCAGGACCCCGCGCTGGAGCGGCGCTTCACCCCGGTGGTCGTGCACGAGCCCTCGGTGCCGGAGACGGTGGAGATCCTCCAGGGCATCATCGGCCGCTACGAGGACCACCACGGGCTGCGCTACGCCCCGGAGGCGCTGGAGGCCGCCGCGTCGCTGGCCTCGCGCTACGTGACGGACCGCTTCATGCCGGACAAGGCCATCTCCGTGGTGGATCTGGCCGGCTCGCGCAGCCGCCGCGAGGGCAAGGAGCTGGTGGAGGCCTCGGACGTGGCGCGCGTGGTGGCGAAGATCGCCGGCCTGCCCGAGGAGCGTCTGCTGATGACG
This is a stretch of genomic DNA from Archangium violaceum. It encodes these proteins:
- a CDS encoding AAA family ATPase, translating into MVDSTDLAQVLHEANDIAQSVAQKPTSAHVLLALFTVENRAQLLLKEKGVDEDSLLETMTSQPTEQDGLVRELFMRAREIAQNSGAREADCLHLLVAFTRVRCAASELLTRAGLHLINLGNTALSYCLSGSTPRRFQPGRSTTMTAAMPRPTRPLGAPPSAPPASALAVSMPRPALAPPRAPSRPALSPRDLIDEVNEDVPEAAAPTPVPPVPTRTPPPVPVSLAPAATPVAPPAPAPALPSPGPAAPRPAAPARAAAPLVLDEKRFPLLTSLGRNLSRLGQEGKLDPVVGRAKEIEEVIDILGKRRTNNPCLLGEAGVGKTAVVEGVAQRMLELRGSLSEKILIELDMASVVAGTQLRGSFSEKLNALKDEVRRADGRVVVFIDEIHTLVGAGSTGEGPQDAANELKTAMARGEFPCIGATTHEEYRKFISQDPALERRFTPVVVHEPSVPETVEILQGIIGRYEDHHGLRYAPEALEAAASLASRYVTDRFMPDKAISVVDLAGSRSRREGKELVEASDVARVVAKIAGLPEERLLMTDSARLLRLEADLGERVIGHEEAISRISRVIRRNYAGFASRRPMGSFLFLGPTGVGKTEMARALAEVLFGSKDSLVRLDMSEMAESHGVSRLIGSPAGYVGYGDGGQLTEPVRRRPSSVVVLDEIEKAHREVQLLLLQVLEEGRLTDGKGRHIDFSNTVIVMTTNLGADAFQRASRALGFGTPEQKGSATSDMDAASAAARQALPPELWNRIDERLPFRPLSEAEVARIAQLLLAESSRRLVTEKGIEYVAEQDVVSHLMKAGGFDPKLGARPMRQVVQRLVEAPLAERILAGEFMAGDRVRVAVQDGELQFLRESR